Proteins encoded by one window of Brienomyrus brachyistius isolate T26 chromosome 1, BBRACH_0.4, whole genome shotgun sequence:
- the si:ch73-41e3.7 gene encoding cotranscriptional regulator FAM172A homolog isoform X1 yields MECIESDTHLSGDFPYRFDQEGRLCHKDTQECFVFRYRRGDVLGLQREHQLLGRYITMYLYSLLEEQYHLQRVSLSASISDPQLQDFVFISPKANESPGTLVVLIQDRGTVRCGQWSWRMIASRGLEWGSQLSYVRRALTESWEVLMMNPNQSSSPEEHVSHVWERVISRCPAKHVSVVVHGYGGVAFVDLLSRQPQDVQGRVHAVAFVDSSHNPWHQLLDADSRDWLKSKSRKWVLSPKPLNRPVGSLKAECPQLSAGTQCHEAAPAACVDAVFRFFTKMLRNRSPPVPFDIVTRSRSHGAARAVNSPE; encoded by the coding sequence ATGGAGTGTATAGAGTCTGACACACATTTGTCCGGTGACTTCCCATACCGCTTTGACCAGGAGGGGCGGCTATGTCATAAGGATACCCAAGAGTGCTTCGTTTTCCGCTACAGAAGAGGGGATGTGTTGGGACTGCAAAGGGAGCACCAGCTTTTGGGCAGATACATCACCATGTATCTGTACAGTCTCCTAGAGGAGCAGTACCACTTACAAAGGGTCTCCTTATCTGCCAGCATATCGGACCCCCAGCTCCAAGACTTTGTCTTCATAAGTCCCAAGGCCAATGAAAGTCCAGGAACCCTGGTCGTCCTGATCCAAGACAGGGGGACAGTGCGCTGTGGGCAGTGGAGTTGGAGGATGATCGCCAGTAGGGGGCTGGAGTGGGGCAGCCAGCTGTCCTACGTGAGACGGGCCCTGACGGAATCCTGGGAGGTGCTGATGATGAATCCCAACCAGAGTAGCTCTCCCGAAGAGCACGTCAGCCACGTGTGGGAGCGTGTCATTTCCCGGTGTCCGGCAAAGCACGTGTCGGTGGTCGTGCACGGCTATGGGGGCGTGGCCTTCGTGGATTTGTTGTCGCGACAGCCACAAGACGTTCAAGGGCGGGTTCATGCGGTCGCCTTTGTGGATTCCTCGCACAATCCCTGGCACCAATTGCTCGACGCCGATAGCCGGGATTGGCTAAAATCCAAGTCCAGGAAGTGGGTACTGAGCCCCAAGCCCCTCAACCGGCCCGTAGGGTCCCTCAAGGCTGAGTGCCCACAGCTGTCAGCCGGGACCCAGTGCCACGAGGCCGCACCCGCTGCCTGTGTGGACGCTGTATTCCGGTTCTTCACCAAGATGCTCCGGAACAGATCCCCACCCGTACCCTTCGACATCGTCACAAGGAGCAGGAGCCATGGTGCTGCGAGAGCTGTGAATTCTCCGGAATGA
- the mrpl16 gene encoding 39S ribosomal protein L16, mitochondrial isoform X2, which yields MDVLGVLQNYATMLTSGLKTYSPLPDYADVVIPERTKLKFMDKVPTLKKVRREMKRLKDIVGPEQKENNFTSGQYGIVAMGGGYLHWGHMEMMRLTINRRIDPRITYALWRIDAPYKPITSKGLGKRMGGGKGAVDHYVTPIRCGRLIVELGGRCELGEVKGLLTEVAKKLPFPAKVVSRESLAEMQQAAAARELNNQNPWTFGRIATANMLGIRKVLSPVDLRHHGRYTGKFHLPERV from the exons ATGGACGTACTAG GTGTCTTGCAAAACTATGCTACTATGCTCACTTCGGGGCTCAAGACCTACAGTCCGCTTCCGGACTATGCAG ATGTGGTGATTCCTGAGAGGACGAAGCTGAAGTTCATGGATAAGGTCCCCACCTTGAAGAAAGTCCGGCGGGAGATGAAGAGGCTGAAAGACATTGTGGGGCCAGAACAGAAGGAGAACAACTTCACTTCGGGACAATATGGCATTGTG GCAATGGGTGGAGGTTACCTGCACTGGGGCCACATGGAGATGATGCGGCTGACCATCAACCGGCGCATCGACCCTCGTATAACCTACGCTTTGTGGCGCATCGACGCCCCCTACAAACCCATCACCAGCAAGGGCCTTGGGAAGCGCATGGGTGGTGGCAAGGGCGCCGTGGACCACTATGTCACACCCATACGCTGTGGACGCCTCATAGTGGAGCTGGGGGGCCGCTGCGAGTTGGGGGAGGTGAAAGGTCTGCTGACTGAGGTGGCCAAGAAGCTGCCCTTCCCTGCCAAG GTGGTGAGCAGAGAGAGCCTGGCTGAGATGCAGCAGGCTGCCGCCGCCAGGGAGCTGAACAACCAGAACCCTTGGACCTTCGGTCGCATTGCCACGGCCAACATGCTGGGGATCCGCAAGGTGCTGAGCCCAGTCGACCTGCGGCACCACGGCCGCTACACGGGCAAGTTCCACTTGCCAGAGAGGGTGTGa
- the mrpl39 gene encoding 39S ribosomal protein L39, mitochondrial, which yields MPGSAMACRSMCEVFVRRMASTATAAVRPSATELRALRSALFAKEQARQRALITRTEKIEVTLQVPGQQGTLLIMNKDISTPHCCARHLTEWHVNSSALALVDGEPWPMHQPLTHSCSLSLLHFKMEEPHDVNKAYWRSCAALLGQVLQNAFKEEFAVDLLRSPELPVTSGAFCCDIVLDPRLESWVPSKEALRSLTRDAHQLIQRNLPWEPLQVSPSVALEVFVHSSCKQKEVEDRAVESGNGLVTLYRCGDHVLLSGGPLVARTGLCSQYEVTAIHSLGQTELGLYRRAQGLSLPLQLQAQHTVWRRLRERAERLVEVPASPESAAVVEVPGSEVQQSQNAPSPAQQ from the exons ATGCCGGGATCGGCCATGGCGTGTAGATCTATGTGTGAAGTGTTCGTCCGTC GAATGGCATCCACGGCAACGGCGGCTGTGCGACCCTCGGCCACTGAGCTGCGTGCCCTGCGCAGTGCCCTGTTCGCGAAGGAGCAGGCTAGACAGCGCGCTCTCATCACACGCACAGAGAAGATAGAGGTTACGCTGCAGGTGCCCGGCCAGCAGGGGACACTGCTCATCATGAACAAGGACATCTCCACGCCACACTGCTGTGCTCGTC ACCTGACAGAGTGGCACGTTAACAGCTCGGCTCTGGCCCTGGTGGATGGAGAGCCTTGGCCAATGCACCAGCCCCTCACCCACTCCTGTTCTCTGTCGCTGCTTCATTTCAAGATGGAGGAGCCCCATGATGTGAACAAG GCATACTGGCGCTCGTGTGCCGCCCTGCTCGGCCAGGTGCTTCAGAACGCCTTCAAGGAAGAATTCGCTGTGGACCTTTTGAGAAGCCCAGAGCTACCAG TGACTTCAGGAGCTTTTTGTTGCGATATTGTCCTGGATCCACGGTTAGAATCCTGGGTGCCGTCAAAG GAAGCGCTTCGCTCCCTGACCCGGGATGCCCACCAGCTCATCCAGCGGAATCTGCCCTGGGAACCTCTGCAGGTGTCGCCCTCTGTGGCCTTGGAGGTCTTTGTGCACAGCAG CTGTAAGCAGAAAGAGGTGGAAGACAGAGCAGTGGAGAGTGGAAACGGTTTAGTTACTCTGTACAG GTGTGGGGACCATGTGCTGCTGAGTGgaggccccctggtggccaggaCGGGCCTATGCTCTCAGTATGAAGTGACCGCGATCCACAGTCTGGGCCAGACGGAACTGGGACTGTATCGGCGAGCACAGGGGCTCTCTCTGCCCCTGCAGCTGCAG GCTCAGCACACTGTATGGCGGAGGCTGAGGGAGAGAGCCGAGCGCTTG GTGGAGGTGCCTGCATCCCCAGAGTCAGCAGCTGTAGTGGAGGTTCCTGGTTCTGAAGTCCAGCAATCCCAGAATGCTCCTTCCCCAGCTCAGCAGTGA
- the mrpl16 gene encoding 39S ribosomal protein L16, mitochondrial isoform X1: MIPLLKSALCGVSSRAVGCGGVLQNYATMLTSGLKTYSPLPDYADVVIPERTKLKFMDKVPTLKKVRREMKRLKDIVGPEQKENNFTSGQYGIVAMGGGYLHWGHMEMMRLTINRRIDPRITYALWRIDAPYKPITSKGLGKRMGGGKGAVDHYVTPIRCGRLIVELGGRCELGEVKGLLTEVAKKLPFPAKVVSRESLAEMQQAAAARELNNQNPWTFGRIATANMLGIRKVLSPVDLRHHGRYTGKFHLPERV, encoded by the exons ATGATTCCTTTGCTGAAATCTGCTCTCTGCGGTGTGAGTAGTAGAGCTGTAGGATGTGGAG GTGTCTTGCAAAACTATGCTACTATGCTCACTTCGGGGCTCAAGACCTACAGTCCGCTTCCGGACTATGCAG ATGTGGTGATTCCTGAGAGGACGAAGCTGAAGTTCATGGATAAGGTCCCCACCTTGAAGAAAGTCCGGCGGGAGATGAAGAGGCTGAAAGACATTGTGGGGCCAGAACAGAAGGAGAACAACTTCACTTCGGGACAATATGGCATTGTG GCAATGGGTGGAGGTTACCTGCACTGGGGCCACATGGAGATGATGCGGCTGACCATCAACCGGCGCATCGACCCTCGTATAACCTACGCTTTGTGGCGCATCGACGCCCCCTACAAACCCATCACCAGCAAGGGCCTTGGGAAGCGCATGGGTGGTGGCAAGGGCGCCGTGGACCACTATGTCACACCCATACGCTGTGGACGCCTCATAGTGGAGCTGGGGGGCCGCTGCGAGTTGGGGGAGGTGAAAGGTCTGCTGACTGAGGTGGCCAAGAAGCTGCCCTTCCCTGCCAAG GTGGTGAGCAGAGAGAGCCTGGCTGAGATGCAGCAGGCTGCCGCCGCCAGGGAGCTGAACAACCAGAACCCTTGGACCTTCGGTCGCATTGCCACGGCCAACATGCTGGGGATCCGCAAGGTGCTGAGCCCAGTCGACCTGCGGCACCACGGCCGCTACACGGGCAAGTTCCACTTGCCAGAGAGGGTGTGa
- the trmt10c gene encoding tRNA methyltransferase 10 homolog C, producing the protein MRLLKQMFMNVLWSHRFPQATVRAGRRWSCFQSLTAGAGRTFYANAGLRKDSSQAHDLAAKKLDLDVWKSVMRSSQPQVDKEEDDNSNDIDDDDEEECSTLESSRELVEMWRLAGRMVPEQISEEDLQALTALSTKSSKKKFLKRLALKEHHKKADKEKKERKRAQKEAERQRNAEGEEEGADRPLRNTFLMHFWSRSMDALHNWRAAQSMCFGQPLVFDMSYERNMSKPEMASAVSQLLESEGWNRRSADPFHLHFCNLQPEGTYHQELLKRYGRDTWDRLLITTTEQHYMDLFPKSRVVYLTADSRNVLRTFDHDKVYIVGAMVDKSIQTGLSLANAKRLQLATARLPLDDFLHWDMGSKNLTLDQMMRILLTLKEGGNWEQALEFVPKRKHDGFSKAPQLRKQTGRISERSEANPRTGTRHNKWVSQSKVITMLNTSRIKVSDVKTKRTKNWWDEE; encoded by the coding sequence ATGAGACTCCTCAAGcagatgtttatgaatgtaCTGTGGAGTCATCGCTTCCCCCAGGCTACTGTAAGAGCAGGTAGACGGTGGAGTTGCTTCCAGTCATTGACTGCTGGCGCGGGTCGGACTTTCTACGCTAATGCTGGTCTGAGGAAAGATTCCAGCCAGGCCCATGACCTGGCTGCCAAGAAACTGGATCTGGACGTATGGAAGTCAGTGATGAGATCATCACAGCCGCAGGTGGACAAGGAGGAGGACGACAACAGCAATGACattgacgatgatgatgaggaaGAGTGCTCTACCTTGGAGTCGTCTCGAGAGCTTGTAGAAATGTGGCGGCTGGCCGGGAGGATGGTGCCGGAGCAGATCAGCGAGGAGGACCTGCAAGCTCTGACTGCCCTGTCCACAAAGTCCTCTAAAAAGAAGTTCCTCAAACGTCTGGCCTTGAAAGAACATCATAAGAAGGCTGACAAGGAGAAGAAAGAGAGGAAAAGAGCACAGAAGGAGGCAGAAAGGCAGCGCAATGCGGAGGGCGAGGAGGAGGGAGCGGACAGGCCTCTGCGGAACACCTtcctgatgcatttctggagtcGCTCCATGGATGCTTTACACAACTGGAGGGCAGCTCAATCCATGTGCTTCGGGCAGCCGCTGGTGTTCGACATGAGCTATGAACGGAATATGTCCAAGCCAGAGATGGCCAGCGCTGTCTCCCAGCTGCTGGAGAGTGAGGGATGGAACCGGCGCTCTGCTGACCCCTTTCACCTTCACTTCTGCAACCTGCAACCAGAGGGAACCTATCACCAGGAGCTGCTGAAGCGCTATGGCCGTGACACCTGGGACCGGCTCCTGATCACCACCACTGAGCAGCACTACATGGACCTCTTTCCCAAGAGCCGGGTGGTCTACCTGACCGCCGACTCGCGGAACGTGCTGCGGACGTTTGATCACGACAAGGTGTACATCGTGGGAGCTATGGTGGACAAGAGCATCCAAACAGGTCTCTCCCTGGCCAACGCAAAACGCCTTCAGCTGGCCACCGCCCGGCTTCCACTGGACGATTTCCTCCACTGGGACATGGGCAGCAAAAACCTGACACTGGACCAGATGATGCGCATTTTGCTCACGCTGAAGGAGGGCGGCAACTGGGAGCAGGCGCTGGAGTTTGTGCCCAAGAGGAAACACGACGGGTTCTCTAAGGCACCACAACTGAGGAAGCAAACCGGCAGAATCTCTGAGAGAAGTGAAGCCAACCCGAGGACTGGGACCAGACACAATAAGTGGGTTAGCCAGTCCAAAGTCATAACTATGCTTAACACCAGCAGGATTAAAGTGAGCGATGTCAAAACGAAAAGAACGAAAAACTGGTGGGATGAGGAATAG
- the LOC125749410 gene encoding C3a anaphylatoxin chemotactic receptor — MGTPLLNQTQSSTAAGGQQEAIRVIQIVITTLIFLVGIPLNSLVVWVLGLRRGWRGKGMEGRSAGSFRTYVVNLALADLVLLLRTPLMLGYLAHHNTWPFGLTACRLIMFLRGLGLYANAFLLCVISMERCLCLIRPLWFRMRRSRWTVPLVCLVLWVLAISLSTPYVGTAILINETQCWESDRDHPGSVWALFVTESVLGFILPLLIFLTSNMVVLVTARQASEAVSPVSNSSSVTSLRFTRLYRVLFLTMLFFLTCWVPYYTFRSVISLKGTRELWVTKGLYVSLYLVYLKSALNPLLYVFATRGLSRTIRASLLSTVDRIFNDDTSDYSRRRSLRKQDSQL, encoded by the coding sequence ATGGGGACGCCCCTTCTCAACCAAACCCAGAGCAGCACCGCTGCCGGAGGTCAGCAGGAGGCGATACGCGTGATCCAGATCGTAATCACGACCCTCATCTTTCTGGTGGGCATCCCGCTGAATAGCCTGGTGGTTTGGGTGCTGGGCCTGCGGAGGGGCTGGCGCGGCAAGGGCATGGAGGGGCGCAGTGCCGGCAGCTTCCGCACCTACGTGGTGAACCTGGCACTGGCCGACCTGGTGCTGCTGCTGAGGACGCCGCTCATGCTGGGCTACCTGGCCCATCACAACACGTGGCCCTTCGGCCTGACCGCCTGCCGCCTGATCATGTTCCTGCGAGGCCTGGGCCTGTATGCCAACGCCTTCCTGCTGTGCGTTATCTCCATGGAGCGCTGCCTCTGTCTGATCAGGCCACTCTGGTTCCGGATGCGCCGATCCCGCTGGACTGTGCCGCTGGTCTGCTTGGTGCTCTGGGTGCTGGCCATCTCCCTGTCGACGCCCTATGTGGGCACTGCCATCCTCATAAATGAAACCCAGTGCTGGGAGAGCGACAGGGACCACCCGGGCTCAGTCTGGGCCCTCTTCGTCACAGAGTCTGTCCTCGGCTTCATTCTGCCGCTGCTCATCTTCCTTACCAGCAACATGGTGGTCCTGGTCACCGCCCGGCAGGCCAGTGAGGCAGTGTCGCCAGTGTCCAACTCGTCCTCTGTCACATCACTGCGCTTCACCAGGCTGTACCGTGTGCTCTTCCTCACCATGCTCTTCTTCCTCACCTGCTGGGTGCCCTACTACACCTTCCGGTCCGTGATCTCCCTGAAGGGTACCCGGGAGTTGTGGGTCACCAAGGGCCTATACGTGTCCCTCTACCTGGTCTACCTGAAGAGTGCACTCAACCCGCTGCTCTACGTGTTCGCCACACGGGGGCTCAGCCGCACCATCCGTGCTTCGCTCCTGTCCACCGTCGATCGCATCTTCAACGACGACACGTCGGACTACAGCCGGCGGCGGTCCCTGCGCAAGCAGGATTCCCAGCTCTAG
- the si:ch73-41e3.7 gene encoding cotranscriptional regulator FAM172A homolog isoform X2, with protein MYLYSLLEEQYHLQRVSLSASISDPQLQDFVFISPKANESPGTLVVLIQDRGTVRCGQWSWRMIASRGLEWGSQLSYVRRALTESWEVLMMNPNQSSSPEEHVSHVWERVISRCPAKHVSVVVHGYGGVAFVDLLSRQPQDVQGRVHAVAFVDSSHNPWHQLLDADSRDWLKSKSRKWVLSPKPLNRPVGSLKAECPQLSAGTQCHEAAPAACVDAVFRFFTKMLRNRSPPVPFDIVTRSRSHGAARAVNSPE; from the coding sequence ATGTATCTGTACAGTCTCCTAGAGGAGCAGTACCACTTACAAAGGGTCTCCTTATCTGCCAGCATATCGGACCCCCAGCTCCAAGACTTTGTCTTCATAAGTCCCAAGGCCAATGAAAGTCCAGGAACCCTGGTCGTCCTGATCCAAGACAGGGGGACAGTGCGCTGTGGGCAGTGGAGTTGGAGGATGATCGCCAGTAGGGGGCTGGAGTGGGGCAGCCAGCTGTCCTACGTGAGACGGGCCCTGACGGAATCCTGGGAGGTGCTGATGATGAATCCCAACCAGAGTAGCTCTCCCGAAGAGCACGTCAGCCACGTGTGGGAGCGTGTCATTTCCCGGTGTCCGGCAAAGCACGTGTCGGTGGTCGTGCACGGCTATGGGGGCGTGGCCTTCGTGGATTTGTTGTCGCGACAGCCACAAGACGTTCAAGGGCGGGTTCATGCGGTCGCCTTTGTGGATTCCTCGCACAATCCCTGGCACCAATTGCTCGACGCCGATAGCCGGGATTGGCTAAAATCCAAGTCCAGGAAGTGGGTACTGAGCCCCAAGCCCCTCAACCGGCCCGTAGGGTCCCTCAAGGCTGAGTGCCCACAGCTGTCAGCCGGGACCCAGTGCCACGAGGCCGCACCCGCTGCCTGTGTGGACGCTGTATTCCGGTTCTTCACCAAGATGCTCCGGAACAGATCCCCACCCGTACCCTTCGACATCGTCACAAGGAGCAGGAGCCATGGTGCTGCGAGAGCTGTGAATTCTCCGGAATGA